In the Juglans microcarpa x Juglans regia isolate MS1-56 chromosome 6D, Jm3101_v1.0, whole genome shotgun sequence genome, one interval contains:
- the LOC121268868 gene encoding cytochrome P450 71AP13-like translates to MATQMAFRQWLIKENFVPFLFLASIFLLVLRTFFFYKKSRKRKVNLPPSPPKLPIIGNLHQLGKMPHISLKCLAEKFGPIIYLQLGQIPAVAISSARLAKEAMKTHDLAVASRPQFFSAKHLVYGCTDIAFSPYGAYWRHVRKICILELLSAKRVQSYSFVRGEEVARLVHRVAESYPSTTNLTKMLGLYANDVLSRVAFGRDFSGGGEYDRHGFQEILHEIQVLLGGFSLGDFFPSMEFIDSLTGTKSRLQKTFRRFDRLFDQLLDEHINQKRGTKEHKDLVDVLLHIQESGSDEIPLTKDNIKAIILDMFAAGTDTTWIALDWGMTELIINPKVMERAQAEVRNVVGDRRVVLESDLAQLQYLKAVIKEIFRLHPPNPLLLPRESMEDVNIDGYDIPAKTRFFVNAWAIGRDPESWENPDLFEPERFMGSKIDFKGQHFELIPFGAGRRMCPAITFGTASVELVLAQLLHSFDWELPPNTTPKDLDMAEVFGITMHRIADLIVIAKPRFPF, encoded by the exons ATGGCAACTCAAATGGCTTTTCGTCAATGGCTAATTAAGGAGAACTTCGTACCTTTCTTGTTCTTAGCTTCAATTTTCCTTCTAGTGCTGCGGACGTTCTTCTTCTACAAGAAgtcgagaaaaagaaaagtgaatcTCCCACCAAGCCCTCCAAAGCTGCCCATCATTGGAAACCTTCACCAGCTTGGGAAAATGCCTCATATCTCTCTCAAGTGTTTGGCAGAGAAGTTCGGaccaataatttatttacagcTTGGCCAGATCCCAGCAGTGGCCATTTCATCTGCTAGACTAGCAAAGGAAGCCATGAAAACCCATGATCTTGCAGTAGCAAGCCGCCCACAATTCTTTTCAGCAAAACACCTCGTTTATGGTTGCACAGATATTGCCTTCTCCCCCTATGGTGCATATTGGAGACATGTTCGAAAAATATGCATTCTTGAACTTTTGAGTGCTAAAAGAGTTCAATCATATAGCTTTGTCAGAGGAGAAGAAGTAGCTCGTTTGGTGCATCGAGTTGCAGAATCCTATCCTTCCACCACCAATCTAACCAAGATGCTTGGACTCTACGCAAATGATGTCCTCTCTCGGGTTGCTTTCGGAAGGGATTTCTCAGGTGGAGGAGAATACGATCGCCATGGGTTCCAAGAGATACTCCATGAGATTCAAGTATTGCTTGGAGGATTTAGTCTTGGAGATTTCTTCCCTTCCATGGAATTTATTGACAGTTTAACAGGCACGAAATCCAGACTTCAAAAGACTTTTCGACGGTTTGATCGACTTTTTGACCAATTGCTGGATGAACATATCAATCAGAAGAGAGGGACAAAGGAGCACAAGGACCTTGTGGATGTGTTGCTCCATATACAGGAGAGTGGATCTGATGAAATACCTCTTACCAAGGATAATATAAAGGCTATCATCTTG GACATGTTTGCTGCAGGAACTGATACAACGTGGATCGCCCTTGACTGGGGAATGACAGAGCTCATCATTAACCCTAAAGTCATGGAAAGAGCACAAGCTGAAGTACGAAACGTAGTAGGAGATAGAAGAGTTGTTTTAGAGAGTGATTTGGCACAGTTGCAGTATTTGAAAGCTGTCATCAAAGAGATCTTTCGACTGCATCCTCCAAACCCATTATTGCTCCCAAGAGAATCCATGGAAGATGTGAACATTGATGGGTACGATATTCCGGCAAAAACACGTTTTTTTGTGAATGCTTGGGCAATAGGGAGAGATCCAGAATCTTGGGAAAACCCAGATTTGTTTGAACCAGAAAGATTTATGGGTAGCAAAATCGACTTCAAGGGGCAGCATTTCGAGCTGATTCCTTTTGGCGCTGGTAGAAGAATGTGCCCAGCTATCACATTTGGAACAGCAAGTGTTGAGCTTGTTCTAGCTCAACTTCTCCACAGCTTTGATTGGGAGCTTCCTCCTAATACTACACCTAAAGATTTAGATATGGCAGAGGTTTTCGGCATCACAATGCATAGGATAGCTGATCTAATTGTCATCGCCAAACCACGCTTTCCCTTTTGA